A part of Rhopalosiphum maidis isolate BTI-1 chromosome 3, ASM367621v3, whole genome shotgun sequence genomic DNA contains:
- the LOC113558828 gene encoding uncharacterized protein LOC113558828, with translation MSDEKLQQGHKITTVNSSTIPSINSGILCMNMINQDNAVLKIHTEPKDIILDQEVVSPKVCSTFTNTDKSLTSSKFKVSVNGNPVHEKISDMLSISTPVTGILSPVACSMIDVQTTQNLYYEFPRTITAISSIPTDLMLVFCIPHNIMSLYVQPRIDYELQFNIFNARNILRSTTFMYGPNVVNVLPKIEHSKYSMKICYNDKHLSPSIDVFKITTGTQVTQSFQLKSVEKVSVRKLQNVNGINLYNPYDLIHNLNNDVMITTDIREKNQTSTNNQTN, from the exons ATGA GTGATGAAAAATTGCAGCAG ggtCATAAAATCACAACAGTAAATTCATCAACTATTCCAAGTATAAATTCag gaatTCTATGCATGAATATGATAAACCAAGATAATgctgtattaaaaattcatactgAACCAAAAGACATTATTTTAGACCAGGAAGTGGTTTCACCCAAAGTATGTTCAACATTTACAAACACAGATAAATCGTTAActagttcaaaatttaaagtttctgTAAATGGTAATCCAGttcatgaaaaaatatcaGATATGCTATCAATTTCAACTCCAGTTACTGGAATATTATCTCCAGTGGCATGTTCTATGATTGATGTACAGACTACACAAAatctttattatgaatttccgAGAACTATTACAGCAATATCATCAATACCAACTGATTTGATGCTAGTGTTTTGTATACCTCATAATATCATGTCATTATATGTGCAACCAAGAATTGATTATGAACtgcagtttaatatatttaatgctcGTAACATACTCAGAAGTACTACATTCATGTATGGGCCAAACGTGGTAAATGTATTACCAAAAATTGAGCATTCAAAATACTCTATGAAAATATGTTACAATGATAAGCATCTTTCACCTTCAatagatgtttttaaaatcacaaCTGGAACACAAGTAACACAatcatttcaattaaaatctgTAGAAAAGGTTTCAGTTAGGAAACTACAAAATGTGAATGGAATCAATTTATACAATCCTTATGACCTTATTCATAATCTCAATAATGATGTAATGATTACAACTGACATCAGAGag AAAAATCAAACATCAACAAATAACCAGACAAATTGA